Proteins from a genomic interval of Chitinophagales bacterium:
- a CDS encoding tetratricopeptide repeat protein, whose product MKRNTLLLSILFCCIGLFVVCQSPTNQGETIHDKPSDLPYLNLHDTVKYVGMQACQSCHQEIYETFIQTGMGQSFDHATPQKSAAEFGDHVVLYDSLNNFYYKPFWQQDSLYIKEFRLDKTSKDTIYQRNQYVKYIVGSGQHTNSHIFDDNGYLYQAPITFYTQKGIWDLAPGFEGGFSSRFNRMIGLECMTCHNSLPNFVKGSENKYLNLPNGISCERCHGAGEIHVKQKLANEIIDTSKYVDYSIVNPKRLPRPLQLNLCKRCHLQGIAVLKDGKNFDDFKPAMYLHEVMDVFLPEYDGNETQFIMASQAHRMEKSACFKNSDMTCLTCHNPHVSVKYTPRQTFNNACINCHKVSDMAANTTGNSESEKEDSEAVVTNCSLPKTQRITKNNNDCSGCHMPISGSIDIPHVTIHDHYIRKPIPETEKNKIENFIGLQAATDGAVDDWTTAKGYLHFYESYAPKVTFLDSAAYYLQRSKEGNPLKTLEVKVHLSYLQENFEAVIEAANVLPISKIKDGWTAYRIGEAFLQQKQYETAADYFSKSLDILPLNLDFKNKLGVAVMELGNIEGAQKLFASILEESNQHIAALTNLGFVMVNLGDLKEAERLYEQALALSPDYVPALLNMAGLQSLRRNALKAKSLVERVLELQPENEQAKMILGQLRK is encoded by the coding sequence ATGAAACGCAATACGCTTCTATTGAGCATCCTATTTTGTTGTATCGGATTGTTTGTCGTCTGTCAGTCGCCTACCAATCAGGGTGAAACGATACACGACAAACCATCCGATTTACCCTATCTCAACCTACACGATACGGTCAAATATGTGGGAATGCAAGCCTGTCAAAGCTGTCACCAAGAAATCTACGAAACCTTCATCCAAACAGGCATGGGGCAGTCTTTTGACCACGCAACTCCTCAAAAAAGTGCCGCAGAATTTGGCGACCATGTAGTACTCTACGACAGCCTCAACAACTTCTACTACAAACCTTTTTGGCAACAAGATTCACTCTATATCAAGGAGTTTCGGCTCGATAAGACTTCAAAAGATACCATTTATCAGCGCAACCAATATGTCAAATACATCGTCGGTTCGGGGCAACATACCAACTCCCATATTTTTGACGACAATGGTTACTTGTACCAAGCCCCCATCACTTTTTATACCCAAAAAGGTATATGGGATTTGGCCCCAGGTTTTGAAGGAGGATTCAGTTCTCGCTTCAATCGGATGATTGGTTTAGAGTGTATGACCTGCCACAATTCGCTGCCCAACTTTGTGAAAGGGTCGGAAAACAAATATTTGAACTTACCAAATGGCATCAGTTGTGAACGCTGTCATGGTGCGGGAGAAATACACGTCAAACAAAAACTGGCAAATGAAATTATAGACACGTCTAAATATGTGGATTATTCGATTGTGAATCCGAAACGTTTGCCCCGCCCACTCCAATTGAATCTCTGTAAACGCTGCCACCTTCAGGGCATTGCAGTATTGAAGGATGGCAAAAATTTTGATGACTTCAAACCTGCCATGTATTTGCATGAGGTGATGGATGTTTTTTTGCCCGAATACGATGGCAATGAAACCCAATTCATTATGGCATCACAAGCGCATCGAATGGAAAAGAGTGCCTGCTTCAAAAACAGCGATATGACCTGCCTCACCTGTCACAATCCGCACGTCAGCGTCAAATATACGCCCCGTCAAACCTTCAATAATGCTTGTATCAATTGCCATAAAGTTTCGGACATGGCTGCAAATACGACTGGAAACTCAGAAAGTGAAAAAGAAGATTCAGAGGCTGTTGTGACCAATTGTAGCCTTCCTAAAACACAGCGCATCACAAAAAACAACAACGATTGTTCGGGCTGTCACATGCCTATTTCGGGAAGCATTGACATTCCGCACGTCACGATTCACGACCACTACATCCGCAAACCAATTCCTGAAACGGAGAAAAACAAAATCGAAAATTTTATTGGTTTGCAGGCTGCAACGGATGGGGCAGTAGATGATTGGACGACTGCAAAGGGATATTTGCATTTTTATGAAAGTTATGCACCAAAGGTCACATTCTTGGATTCGGCGGCGTATTATTTGCAGCGAAGCAAGGAAGGCAATCCATTGAAAACGTTGGAAGTGAAGGTACATTTGTCTTATCTGCAAGAAAATTTTGAAGCAGTCATTGAAGCTGCCAACGTCCTGCCTATTTCCAAAATCAAAGACGGCTGGACGGCTTACCGCATTGGAGAGGCTTTTTTGCAGCAAAAACAATACGAAACGGCAGCCGACTATTTCAGCAAATCGCTGGACATTCTTCCTTTGAATCTCGACTTCAAAAACAAACTGGGCGTGGCGGTGATGGAATTGGGCAATATTGAAGGGGCGCAGAAATTGTTTGCTTCTATTTTGGAGGAAAGCAATCAGCACATTGCAGCGTTGACCAATTTGGGCTTTGTGATGGTCAATTTGGGCGATTTGAAGGAGGCAGAACGTTTGTATGAACAGGCTTTGGCTTTGAGTCCCGATTATGTGCCTGCACTGTTGAATATGGCTGGACTTCAATCGCTTAGACGCAATGCATTGAAGGCAAAAAGTTTGGTAGAAAGGGTCTTGGAATTGCAGCCAGAAAACGAACAGGCGAAGATGATTTTGGGGCAGTTGCGGAAATAG
- a CDS encoding AAA family ATPase, with product MKILSVHFQNINSLKGKHSIDFNKSPFAEAGLFAITGPTGAGKTSILDAITVALYGRAARYSSDTPYELMTRHTAESTSEVEFEVKGKRYRAKWQLRRARGKADGALQGVYHGLVDLDTDKAVQGTSTATKARKKIEKIIGLKYESFRKSVLLAQGDFAAFLQAKENERGELLERITGTDTYSKISEAAFNRAKEERLKADQLQQQLGQVELLSVEAKEALQLKIEEKKDRNLFIRKELEGFQLQIQWLKKLQELEEKAQTLQQQQLLLQSKTTALQHDFSKLHLHQKAVPFQADLKDWKSRLQQIQDLNQAILTIRETLLPQLAQAKDHAFQQQKTAKKALDLAQETQKQTEPIIEEVLKLENEITLQQASLQKEQAKLADLEKDLQQNQAEQQRWKGQKESTETALENTKNWLEKNQADNNLSIDIPLIQQQLTYWQETEKEALAQKRLVNKKRTARESEQTSMDAWTKKVRYYQGDLDKKTVELAKLENEQQQAPKREILEEKLLQLQPIITKLEQQIDLANTYLKRQQQIEGLRLNYVENRSYWNKLQKELQEFQTDLERERQSLEKSEKLYEAERTIESLTDKRILLEPGKSCPLCGSKHHPYAEGHYQTDVSKRKKEFNEQKKKVEILQKNISTHERDIATVETKQKNIEEQGKTLRGENAEVAAKFEGINKLLQSAYEIQSVAPIETAKKHQQQLMDDTKKQLDAVKKREGQINELQKSVQNHSEALLKAQNELERAKENWQRLGDEWKEMTTKLSEIEAQSNEQELVVEKTLQKYNTSLKTAPNHKKIIGELEKRLEVYQSKLTHRDGLKENIESYKAKLNTAREVFLEKNRQRIAVDAERTLLQNKVEELESSKTRLSAAFVLKDARKERGRLRQIIDQQQQILDTQKQIYNDKDAQLQSKKDLLEHQRFEQQRLSELLELVEESFKEELKVAGFPTILALEEAMLEIQEANRIEVQQKQIEKEETELNKSLTDNQKTLETEQAKAMTELGKLEIQESISAKKQEEELVNQEIGRIKSQLEEDEKLKIRYHALTLKMEEQTKEWKRWEKLNELIGSAKGDKFRKYAQGLTLSKLIQLANIHLQKLNPRYLVQKCKDDEKAELELEIMDVYQADTVRSMRTLSGGESFLVSLSLALGLSDLAGRKAQIESLFIDEGFGTLDSNTLDIAMTTLENLQSSGKTIGIISHVEALKERISTRIQVKKMSGGYSTLEVMDGLEK from the coding sequence ATGAAAATCCTAAGCGTACACTTCCAAAACATCAATTCGCTCAAAGGCAAGCACAGCATAGACTTCAATAAAAGTCCCTTTGCAGAAGCAGGACTGTTCGCCATCACAGGTCCAACAGGTGCAGGAAAGACCTCTATTTTGGATGCGATCACCGTGGCATTGTACGGTCGAGCAGCCCGATACAGCAGCGATACGCCCTACGAATTGATGACCCGTCACACCGCAGAAAGCACTTCCGAAGTTGAGTTTGAGGTCAAGGGCAAACGGTATCGAGCCAAATGGCAATTGCGGCGGGCGAGAGGAAAAGCGGATGGCGCATTGCAGGGTGTGTATCATGGATTGGTGGATTTGGACACAGATAAAGCCGTTCAAGGAACAAGTACGGCAACCAAAGCCCGAAAAAAAATCGAGAAAATCATTGGGCTTAAATACGAGAGTTTCCGCAAGTCGGTTTTGTTGGCTCAGGGAGATTTTGCCGCTTTTTTGCAAGCGAAAGAGAACGAAAGAGGGGAATTGTTGGAGCGTATTACAGGAACCGATACCTACTCCAAAATTTCGGAGGCAGCCTTCAATCGTGCCAAAGAGGAACGCCTAAAAGCAGACCAATTGCAGCAACAATTGGGGCAAGTGGAATTACTTTCCGTAGAAGCCAAAGAAGCACTACAATTGAAAATTGAAGAAAAAAAAGACCGCAATTTATTTATCCGCAAGGAATTGGAAGGATTTCAACTCCAAATACAATGGCTCAAAAAATTGCAAGAATTGGAGGAAAAAGCCCAAACATTGCAGCAACAACAGCTTTTACTGCAAAGTAAAACTACTGCCCTTCAACACGACTTTTCCAAACTCCACCTTCACCAAAAAGCCGTTCCTTTCCAAGCAGATTTGAAAGACTGGAAAAGCCGACTCCAACAAATTCAAGACCTCAATCAAGCCATTCTGACCATTCGGGAAACCCTACTACCACAATTGGCACAAGCCAAAGACCATGCTTTTCAGCAGCAAAAAACGGCAAAAAAGGCATTGGACTTGGCGCAAGAAACACAAAAACAAACTGAACCGATTATTGAAGAAGTATTGAAGCTCGAAAATGAGATTACCTTACAACAAGCTTCTCTTCAAAAAGAACAGGCAAAATTGGCGGATTTGGAAAAGGATTTGCAGCAAAATCAAGCCGAACAGCAACGGTGGAAAGGGCAAAAGGAAAGCACCGAAACCGCATTGGAAAACACCAAAAATTGGCTCGAAAAGAACCAAGCCGACAATAATCTCAGCATTGACATTCCGTTGATTCAACAGCAATTGACATATTGGCAGGAAACCGAAAAAGAAGCATTGGCTCAAAAAAGATTGGTCAATAAAAAACGCACTGCAAGGGAATCGGAACAAACAAGCATGGATGCTTGGACAAAAAAAGTGCGCTACTACCAAGGTGATTTGGACAAAAAAACGGTGGAACTGGCCAAACTCGAAAACGAGCAGCAACAAGCACCTAAGCGGGAAATATTGGAGGAGAAACTACTGCAATTGCAGCCCATTATCACCAAACTCGAACAACAAATTGATCTCGCCAATACCTATCTAAAACGCCAACAACAAATTGAAGGTCTGCGCCTAAATTACGTGGAAAACCGAAGCTATTGGAACAAACTGCAAAAGGAACTCCAAGAGTTTCAAACCGATTTGGAGCGAGAGCGACAATCTTTGGAAAAGTCTGAAAAACTGTATGAAGCAGAGCGAACTATTGAAAGTTTGACAGACAAACGCATTTTATTGGAGCCTGGAAAATCCTGTCCTTTGTGTGGCTCGAAGCATCATCCCTACGCTGAGGGGCATTACCAAACCGATGTTTCAAAACGGAAAAAAGAATTCAATGAGCAGAAAAAAAAGGTAGAAATCCTGCAAAAAAATATTTCAACGCATGAAAGGGACATAGCAACTGTCGAAACAAAGCAAAAAAACATTGAAGAACAGGGTAAAACCTTGAGAGGGGAAAATGCGGAAGTAGCTGCTAAGTTTGAGGGTATTAACAAATTGCTACAAAGTGCTTATGAGATTCAAAGTGTTGCGCCCATCGAAACTGCCAAAAAACACCAACAGCAGTTGATGGACGATACCAAGAAACAATTGGATGCGGTCAAAAAACGAGAAGGCCAAATCAATGAACTACAAAAATCGGTGCAAAACCACAGTGAAGCCCTCCTAAAAGCACAAAACGAACTGGAAAGAGCCAAAGAAAACTGGCAAAGATTGGGTGATGAATGGAAGGAAATGACCACAAAACTGTCTGAAATAGAAGCCCAAAGCAATGAGCAAGAGTTGGTGGTAGAAAAAACATTGCAAAAATACAATACAAGCCTAAAAACGGCTCCGAATCACAAAAAAATCATTGGGGAACTAGAAAAACGTTTGGAAGTATATCAATCAAAATTGACACACAGGGACGGTTTGAAGGAAAATATCGAGTCTTATAAAGCCAAATTGAATACGGCTCGCGAGGTATTTTTGGAGAAAAATCGACAACGAATTGCGGTGGATGCCGAGCGAACTTTGCTGCAAAACAAGGTGGAAGAATTGGAGTCTTCCAAAACTCGCTTGAGTGCTGCTTTTGTGCTGAAAGATGCCAGAAAAGAAAGAGGGCGTTTGCGTCAAATCATTGACCAACAACAACAAATACTGGACACACAAAAACAAATCTACAATGACAAAGATGCCCAGTTGCAGAGCAAAAAAGACCTGTTGGAACATCAGCGTTTTGAACAACAACGCTTGAGTGAATTGCTTGAATTGGTAGAAGAATCATTTAAGGAAGAACTGAAAGTAGCTGGTTTCCCGACTATTTTGGCATTGGAGGAAGCAATGTTGGAGATACAAGAAGCGAATCGAATCGAAGTCCAACAAAAGCAGATTGAAAAAGAGGAAACAGAACTCAACAAATCCTTGACAGACAATCAAAAGACTTTGGAAACGGAGCAAGCAAAAGCGATGACCGAACTGGGTAAACTTGAGATTCAGGAGTCTATCAGTGCCAAAAAACAGGAAGAAGAGCTGGTGAACCAAGAAATTGGGCGCATCAAATCACAATTGGAGGAAGACGAAAAATTGAAGATCAGGTACCACGCTTTGACCTTGAAAATGGAGGAACAGACGAAAGAGTGGAAACGCTGGGAAAAACTGAATGAACTGATTGGCTCTGCAAAAGGTGACAAATTCCGCAAGTATGCACAGGGTCTGACCCTTTCTAAATTGATTCAATTGGCCAATATTCACCTCCAAAAACTGAATCCCCGCTACTTGGTGCAGAAGTGCAAGGATGATGAAAAAGCAGAACTTGAACTGGAGATAATGGATGTGTATCAGGCTGATACGGTGCGTTCGATGCGTACTTTGTCGGGAGGTGAAAGTTTTTTGGTGAGTTTGTCGCTGGCCCTGGGACTATCGGATTTGGCGGGGAGAAAGGCACAGATTGAGTCGCTGTTTATTGACGAAGGCTTTGGTACGCTCGACAGCAATACGCTCGATATCGCCATGACGACCCTCGAAAATTTGCAGTCTTCTGGTAAAACAATTGGCATTATTTCGCACGTTGAAGCATTGAAGGAACGGATTTCGACACGGATTCAAGTCAAAAAAATGAGTGGAGGGTACAGTACGCTTGAGGTGATGGATGGATTGGAGAAGTGA
- a CDS encoding AAA family ATPase: MKKLPLAKSDFTRMIEEGYIYVDRTKEMYDLINYSSHVFLSRPRRFGKSLLISTLEAMFQGKKELFKGLWIEDKIDWKKYPVLRIDFGKLNYDTLADFKQKMADLLDEIALDYAIVLPSAHYNSKIGELISGIYEKTGKEIVILIDEYDAPIARHITDLDIATKYQDSLRDFYSILKAHNAQIKFMFLTGISKFAKMSIFSVINLMKDVSLLDPFNNVVGFTKTDLELYFGEYIQQFAQKEKLNESEIVEKMTTWYDGYSWDGQNRVFNPYSIVNVLKDLKFKNYWFETGTPSILIKLIKEKYSRERQKAPTIQEFENTQTVALDSSYDLEQGIPLVKLLFETGYLTVKEIEKVVDDELFTLTYPNHEVRTSFNAFILSAFSTDRIDIIQSKGTLMKKALIESDLERFLTLLRSLFAALPYQHRNKASEAYYHGLFYLVLTLLGVKPNLEDATDKGRIDCTLDLGKKIYIIEFKYSEKGTMEHLLKQSMTQIDQLKYYEPFEGSGKEIWLLGVGFLVKEDAKLKKNVLSIEGELKRYS, encoded by the coding sequence ATGAAAAAATTACCTTTAGCCAAGTCGGATTTTACAAGAATGATTGAAGAAGGGTATATCTATGTGGATAGAACCAAAGAAATGTACGACTTAATCAATTACAGTTCACATGTTTTTCTGTCTCGTCCAAGAAGGTTTGGTAAATCTTTGTTGATAAGCACTTTAGAAGCGATGTTTCAAGGCAAAAAGGAATTGTTTAAGGGGCTTTGGATTGAAGATAAAATAGATTGGAAAAAATATCCTGTACTTCGGATTGATTTTGGAAAATTAAACTACGATACATTAGCAGATTTTAAGCAGAAAATGGCGGATTTATTGGATGAAATCGCTTTGGATTATGCTATCGTACTTCCTTCTGCTCATTACAATAGCAAGATTGGTGAATTGATATCGGGAATTTATGAGAAAACGGGAAAGGAAATTGTGATTTTGATTGATGAATACGATGCCCCGATTGCTCGACATATTACTGATTTAGACATAGCTACCAAATACCAAGATTCATTGCGAGATTTTTACAGTATCTTAAAAGCACACAATGCTCAAATCAAGTTTATGTTTTTGACAGGCATTTCTAAATTTGCGAAAATGTCTATTTTTTCGGTCATTAACTTGATGAAAGATGTGAGTTTGTTAGACCCTTTTAACAATGTAGTAGGTTTCACAAAAACTGATTTAGAACTCTATTTTGGCGAATACATCCAACAATTTGCTCAAAAGGAAAAACTGAATGAATCTGAAATAGTGGAGAAAATGACTACTTGGTACGATGGGTATTCATGGGATGGTCAAAATAGGGTATTCAATCCTTATTCTATTGTGAATGTCTTGAAAGACCTAAAATTCAAAAATTATTGGTTTGAAACAGGAACGCCCAGCATTTTGATAAAACTCATTAAAGAAAAATATTCTAGGGAAAGGCAAAAAGCACCGACCATACAAGAGTTTGAAAATACCCAAACCGTTGCATTGGATAGCAGCTATGATTTAGAACAAGGTATTCCTTTGGTTAAATTATTATTTGAAACGGGATACTTAACAGTCAAAGAAATAGAAAAAGTGGTGGACGATGAGCTTTTCACCTTGACCTACCCCAATCACGAAGTCCGTACTTCCTTCAATGCCTTCATTTTATCTGCTTTTTCAACAGATCGAATAGACATTATCCAATCCAAAGGAACATTGATGAAAAAAGCCTTGATAGAAAGCGACTTAGAAAGGTTTTTGACCCTTCTTCGCTCTCTTTTTGCTGCTTTGCCTTATCAACACCGCAACAAAGCAAGTGAAGCCTACTATCACGGTTTGTTTTATTTGGTACTGACACTTTTAGGGGTAAAACCCAATTTGGAGGATGCAACGGATAAGGGACGGATTGATTGTACCTTGGATCTGGGCAAGAAAATCTACATCATCGAATTCAAATATAGTGAAAAAGGAACAATGGAGCATCTGTTGAAGCAATCCATGACCCAAATTGACCAACTCAAATACTACGAACCGTTTGAAGGTTCTGGTAAGGAAATTTGGTTGTTGGGTGTCGGTTTTTTGGTGAAAGAGGATGCCAAATTGAAGAAAAATGTGCTTTCCATTGAAGGAGAATTGAAGCGATATTCTTAG